DNA sequence from the Syntrophales bacterium genome:
TAAAAAATGTCCTCTCAGTTATCAAATTTATCAAAAGCTCAACTCTTTCAATTATAAAATGTGCACCAGCCGCAACTAGTTCACCATACGTTGATGATCCTGTTAAAACTCCAACTGTAACTGTTCCTACCCTCTGCCCCAACAGAATATCAATAGGATGATCTCCCACCACAACTGCTTGAGGGGGCAGTATATCGAGGACATTCAGAGCGATCATGAGGTGTTCCGGATCAGGCTTAACC
Encoded proteins:
- a CDS encoding HAD hydrolase-like protein, whose product is VKPDPEHLMIALNVLDILPPQAVVVGDHPIDILLGQRVGTVTVGVLTGSSTYGELVAAGAHFIIERVELLINLITERTFFIS